Proteins from a genomic interval of Rosa chinensis cultivar Old Blush chromosome 2, RchiOBHm-V2, whole genome shotgun sequence:
- the LOC112188700 gene encoding protein LAZY 1 isoform X2, whose amino-acid sequence MQLLQWVHQKFQHSSIEPLKDLSIGNPCICLSAQPSDDDQDAYTKPTIRYRYGSTFLEPPRKDQKKCFSESVDRREEETSAIVSELFHGFLTIGTLGSETSANEPATPTFATPLENLTERKTEVTENDLKLINYELERFLEAETREDPSSARNSHVSSITLSGMQMEDSEDEEYCAATVVCPLQGYLLGSSVELPEMRTEAKKEKASLQELFDRTKVTENFERSEEKDPKQKRKSAMDSMKKIIKKLYASSKSSTSTSGHSNDPVSIMKKLGEASDSVSTKKKPHKVLRMFQRRIHPEGSIAEKEFIKSKKYKDKSNSSNIGGCNRNLILMGAENRRLPHESKFKEGTKQSKKYMDWPQYRLNGSDLRRNEEHWIKTDADYLVLEL is encoded by the exons ATGCAGTTGTTACAATGGGTGCACCAAAAATTTCAGCACAGTAGCATTGAACCTCTCAAGGATCTCAGTATTG GGAATCCTTGTATCTGCCTTTCAGCTCAGCCATCAGATGATGACCAAGATGCCTATACAAAGCCAACCATCCGTTACAGATATGGATCTACATTCCTAGAGCCACCTAGGAAGGACCAAAAGAAATGTTTTTCTGAATCTGTAGacaggagagaagaagaaacatcTGCTATTGTCTCAGAGCTGTTTCATGGCTTTCTCACCATTGGAACTCTTGGCTCGGAAACAAGTGCCAATGAACCAGCAACACCAACGTTTGCAACACCTTTAGAGAACCTAACTGAGAGAAAAACAGAGGTCACAGAAAATGACTTGAAGCTCATCAACTATGAGCTAGAGAGGTTTCTTGAGGCTGAGACAAGGGAAGATCCATCATCAGCGAGGAACAGTCATGTTAGCAGTATTACACTCAGTGGCATGCAAATGGAGGACTCTGAAGATGAAGAGTACTGTGCAGCAACAGTGGTATGTCCCCTCCAAGGATATCTGCTTGGGTCCTCAGTTGAATTGCCAGAAATGAGAAcagaagcaaagaaagaaaaggcatCACTACAAGAGCTGTTTGATAGGACAAAAGTGACTGAAAATTTCGAGAGAAGTGAGGAGAAAGATCCCAAGCAAAAACGTAAATCTGCCATGGATTCCATGAAGAAGATAATAAAAAAACTCTATGCTTCTTCCAAGAGCTCCACTTCTACTAGTGGTCATTCAAATGATCCTGTTTCCATCATGAAGAAACTTGGTGAGGCATCTGATTCTGTTTCAACCAAGAAGAAACCCCATAAG GTATTACGTATGTTTCAAAGAAGGATTCATCCTGAAGGCTCTATTGCTGAAAAAGAATTTATCAAGTCCAAGAAATACAAGGACAAGAGCAACTCCAGTAACATTGGTGGTTGTAATAGGAATCTGATACTCATGGGTGCAGAGAACAGAAGGTTACCCCATGAGTCAAAGTTTAAGGAAGGGACCAAACAAAGTAAGAAGTACATGGACTGGCCTCAATACAGGCTGAATGGCAGTGATttgagaagaaatgaagagCACTGGATCAAAACAGATGCAGACT ACTTGGTGTTGGAGCTGTAG
- the LOC112188700 gene encoding protein LAZY 1 isoform X1, whose product MKLLQWVHQKFQHSSIEPLKDLSIGNPCICLSAQPSDDDQDAYTKPTIRYRYGSTFLEPPRKDQKKCFSESVDRREEETSAIVSELFHGFLTIGTLGSETSANEPATPTFATPLENLTERKTEVTENDLKLINYELERFLEAETREDPSSARNSHVSSITLSGMQMEDSEDEEYCAATVVCPLQGYLLGSSVELPEMRTEAKKEKASLQELFDRTKVTENFERSEEKDPKQKRKSAMDSMKKIIKKLYASSKSSTSTSGHSNDPVSIMKKLGEASDSVSTKKKPHKVLRMFQRRIHPEGSIAEKEFIKSKKYKDKSNSSNIGGCNRNLILMGAENRRLPHESKFKEGTKQSKKYMDWPQYRLNGSDLRRNEEHWIKTDADYLVLEL is encoded by the exons ATGAAG TTGTTACAATGGGTGCACCAAAAATTTCAGCACAGTAGCATTGAACCTCTCAAGGATCTCAGTATTG GGAATCCTTGTATCTGCCTTTCAGCTCAGCCATCAGATGATGACCAAGATGCCTATACAAAGCCAACCATCCGTTACAGATATGGATCTACATTCCTAGAGCCACCTAGGAAGGACCAAAAGAAATGTTTTTCTGAATCTGTAGacaggagagaagaagaaacatcTGCTATTGTCTCAGAGCTGTTTCATGGCTTTCTCACCATTGGAACTCTTGGCTCGGAAACAAGTGCCAATGAACCAGCAACACCAACGTTTGCAACACCTTTAGAGAACCTAACTGAGAGAAAAACAGAGGTCACAGAAAATGACTTGAAGCTCATCAACTATGAGCTAGAGAGGTTTCTTGAGGCTGAGACAAGGGAAGATCCATCATCAGCGAGGAACAGTCATGTTAGCAGTATTACACTCAGTGGCATGCAAATGGAGGACTCTGAAGATGAAGAGTACTGTGCAGCAACAGTGGTATGTCCCCTCCAAGGATATCTGCTTGGGTCCTCAGTTGAATTGCCAGAAATGAGAAcagaagcaaagaaagaaaaggcatCACTACAAGAGCTGTTTGATAGGACAAAAGTGACTGAAAATTTCGAGAGAAGTGAGGAGAAAGATCCCAAGCAAAAACGTAAATCTGCCATGGATTCCATGAAGAAGATAATAAAAAAACTCTATGCTTCTTCCAAGAGCTCCACTTCTACTAGTGGTCATTCAAATGATCCTGTTTCCATCATGAAGAAACTTGGTGAGGCATCTGATTCTGTTTCAACCAAGAAGAAACCCCATAAG GTATTACGTATGTTTCAAAGAAGGATTCATCCTGAAGGCTCTATTGCTGAAAAAGAATTTATCAAGTCCAAGAAATACAAGGACAAGAGCAACTCCAGTAACATTGGTGGTTGTAATAGGAATCTGATACTCATGGGTGCAGAGAACAGAAGGTTACCCCATGAGTCAAAGTTTAAGGAAGGGACCAAACAAAGTAAGAAGTACATGGACTGGCCTCAATACAGGCTGAATGGCAGTGATttgagaagaaatgaagagCACTGGATCAAAACAGATGCAGACT ACTTGGTGTTGGAGCTGTAG
- the LOC112187321 gene encoding probable WRKY transcription factor 45 codes for MDTYQMFFPGSSAASPSSMAALSSPNMGNPQVLLYSSSGTTNFGGESSSSTHGFLGSTGTENQVTNGRQLVVKDDDDRYSDDRAANHDHSPPAADNSGKVKKKTRKPKYAFQTRSQVDILDDGYRWRKYGQKAVKANKFPRSYYRCTYEGCNVKKQVQRLSKDEGIVVTTYEGMHTHPIDKPNSDNFEHILTQMQLTNYTS; via the exons ATGGACACCTACCAAATGTTCTTCCCCGGATCATCAGCTGCTTCTCCATCGTCAATGGCGGCTTTATCATCACCTAATATGGGAAACCCTCAAGTACTACTTTACAGTAGCAGCGGTACTACTAACTTTGGCGGTGAAAGTAGCAGTTCTACTCACGGCTTTTTGGGGTCGACGGGAACAGAAAACCAAGTAACTAATGGGAGACAACTTGTTGTTAAAGACGATGACGACCGTTATTCTGATGATCGTGCTGCGAATCATGATCATAGTCCGCCGGCGGCCGACAACTCGGGtaaggtgaagaagaagacgagaaAGCCTAAGTATGCTTTTCAGACGAGGAGCCAGGTTGATATACTTGACGATGGCTATCGCTGGAGAAAATATGGCCAAAAAGCAGTCAAAGCCAACAAATTCCCCAG AAGCTACTATCGATGTACGTATGAAGGGTGCAATGTTAAGAAGCAAGTGCAACGTTTAAGCAAGGATGAAGGCATTGTGGTGACCACTTACGAAGGGATGCACACTCATCCAATCGACAAGCCTAATTCCGACAATTTCGAACACATCTTGACTCAGATGCAACTTACAAATTAcacaagctag
- the LOC112188701 gene encoding ABC transporter I family member 11, chloroplastic — MASSVLALEPFSGCRPLQPAASIAPKSPSSLRFRKSQPVKFKCDYSCFEVRDVSYQPPGTELSLLNAVSFSLPEKSFGLIFGRSGSGKTTLVQLLAGLNKPTSGSIQIQKYGNDGKPIRSPESLSTGRVGIVFQFPERYFVADNVLDEVTFGWPRQKGDLQMKENLARNLHRAINWVGLSGISLDRDPYSLSGGYKRRLALAIQLVQIPDLLILDEPLAGLDWKARADVVKLLKHLKKELTILVVSHDLKELAALVDHSWRMDMGGSLKEEPLPI, encoded by the exons ATGGCGAGCTCAGTTTTGGCTTTGGAGCCCTTTTCAGGCTGCAGACCGCTCCAACCGGCTGCCTCAATCGCACCCAAATCGCCTTCAAG TTTGAGGTTCCGGAAATCTCAACCCGTGAAATTCAAATGCGATTACTCCTGCTTTGAA GTCAGAGATGTGAGCTACCAGCCGCCAGGGACCGAGCTCAGCCTTCTAAATGCTGTTAGTTTTTCGCTTCCGGAGAAGAG CTTTGGCTTGATTTTTGGGAGGAGTGGTAGCGGAAAGACTACTCTTGTGCAG CTGCTTGCAGGTTTAAACAAACCAACTTCAGGTTCAATtcagattcaaaaatatggaaaTGACGGCAAGCCGATTCGGTCTCCGGAATCCTTATCCACAGGAAGAGTTGGCATTGTATTTCAGTTTCCAGAGAG GTATTTCGTGGCAGATAATGTGCTTGATGAAGTTACTTTTGGGTGGCCAAGGCAAAAGGGAGATCTTCAAATGAAGGAGAATCTTGCTCGAAACCTCCACAGAGCGATTAATTGG GTTGGTTTAAGTGGGATCTCACTGGATAGAGATCCTTACTCCCTTAGTGGTGGCTACAAACGTCGTCTTGCCTTGGCAATTCAACTG GTACAAATCCCAGATTTATTGATATTGGATGAACCTCTTGCTGGTCTTG ATTGGAAGGCACGTGCAGATGTTGTGAAGCTACTAAAGCATCTAAAGAAAGAATTAACCATACTTGTTGTCAGCCATGATCTCAA AGAGTTAGCAGCTTTAGTTGATCATTCTTGGAGGATGGATATGGGTGGCAGTCTTAAGGAGGAGCCTCTGCCAATTTAA
- the LOC112185041 gene encoding 3-oxoacyl-[acyl-carrier-protein] reductase FabG produces the protein MSSIDKRDSFFTKKKQTTTTATSSFFIFSFFVSQVQLWAYYIRAWTRSWLFDYAEMGSPAAKKVLLTCNGDEISSNIALQLAQRGCRLVLMGKESSLRSVAEKIRGSLEGVVSVEVVGVGMEEEREGVFDEAVDKACEILGNLDAFVHCYAYEGEMQEHLQLSEDEFKKIMKINFMSAWFLVKAVGRRMRDHKSGGSIILLTSIVGAERGLYTGAAAYGACSAALQQLVRSSALEIGKYKIRVNAIARGLHVEDEFPMSVGIDRAKKLVKDAVPLERWLDVTNDVASTVIYLVSDGSRYMTGTTIFVDGAQSLMRPRMRSYM, from the exons ATGTCATCGATCGACAAAAGAGACTCTTTTTTCACCAAGAAGAAGCAAACAACAACCACCGCcacctcttctttttttatatttagttTCTTTGTGTCACAAGTACAGCTTTGGgcttattatataagagcctgGACACGTTCTTGGTTGTTTGATTACGCAGAAATGGGGAGTCCTGCTGCAAAGAAAGTCCTGCTCACCTGCAATGGGGATGAAATTTCATCCAACATAGCCTTACAATTGGCCCAACGCGGTTGCAG GTTGGTTTTGATGGGCAAAGAGAGCTCTTTGAGGAGTGTTGCAGAGAAAATAAGGGGATCACTGGAAGGTGTGGTGTCTGTAGAGGTGGTTGGTGTGGGcatggaggaggagagagaaggagtTTTTGATGAGGCTGTGGATAAGGCTTGTGAAATCTTGGGTAATTTGGATGCCTTTGTGCATTGCTATGCCTATGAAG GAGAGATGCAAGAGCATTTGCAATTATCTGAAGATGAGtttaagaaaataatgaagATAAATTTCATGTCTGCTTGGTTTCTGGTAAAGGCCGTTGGCAGAAGAATGCGAGATCATAAGTCAGGAGGTTCCATCATATTGTTGACCTCGATTGTTGGAGCTGAAAGAGGGCTTTATACAGGAGCTGCCGCCTATGGTGCATGTTCAGCAGCACTGCAGCAGTTAGTAAGG TCATCGGCATTGGAGATTGGAAAATACAAGATCAGGGTCAATGCAATTGCACGTGGTTTGCATGTGGAAGATGAATTTCCCATGTCTGTGGGAATAGATAGAGCAAAGAAGCTGGTGAAGGATGCAGTTCCACTGGAAAGATGGCTTGATGTTACAAATGATGTCGCTTCAACTGTCATATATTTAGTCAGTGATGGTTCAAGGTACATGACTGGCACAACTATATTTGTCGATGGGGCACAGTCTCTCATGAGGCCTCGGATGCGTTCTTATATGTGA